In Aliivibrio fischeri, the sequence ATTCATCTTTATATTTTGTTTCTGTAAACTTAACATCTTGAATATATTGAGTAATAATTGTATTCGATTCATTGTTTTGTAAAAATATAACTTTATTGTATGTTAAATCACACTGTGTACCAATTTGTCGACAAGCTGATATGTTTAAGTTATTTGATTGTCGATTAATATAATAAGTTGTGTTACTTCTTAAAACAGTTGGATCAAAAACAAATGGCAATGAGTCACTTGTTTGAAATACATTTGGCATTAACTCTTCTAATTTTATTTCATCATTGTTTTTTTCATTTGATATATGCTTTTCAAAATCAATCAAAAATAAACAAAAGGATATGATAATAGTAATTAATAAAAACAAATGATTCTGATTTAGTTTACTTTTTTTAAATAAAGTACCATTTACATCTGCCTTATATCCCTTTTTCTTAATAGTTTCAATTAGATAGATTTCATTGTGATTTAATTTTTTGCGTAAAACTGAAATCGTCTGTGGTACAACACCTATATTGCTTGCTGTTCCCTCCCAAACATAAGTAAAAATCTCATCTTTTGAGAAAACTTTATTTGGTGAGGTTAAAAGCAATTTTAAAATTTTTGATTCACTATGAGTCAGCTTAATTATGCAATCGTTCTTAATTATTTGGTTTGTTTTTGGATTAAACGTTATATCTTTAAATCGTATAAGATTTTTATTGAGCATTATGTAACCTAAGAGAAGGAAACTGAAAAACTAAAAGGATTATTAATATTATTGTTGTTATAACAGCAAGCATATCAAGAAAGAAACTTCATTATCAATAAATAAACCAAAATCAACCATGAATGTTTTCTATTGTTACGATAAAAAAAGCAAATCATTTAACCTTTTGATTTAAAAGGAGTTGTTTTTGTTGTGGTAATATTAAGAATAATTATTCTCACTTATTGTCAGTTTACACAAAAATTATCAATATAATTATCGAGGAAAAGAATTACATGCTGGTTTTTGGTGAGGATTATTATTTCAATAAAATAATAAAAATATAAAGATGTGTATGAGGTATTAAGATAAATGAAAATGGCACTTATATTATGATTTAGTATGAGATGAAAATATAAGTACCATTATTAATTTAATTAAAGGTTGGTTTTATTCATCAATATCATCTGCATAGCCTTTTGGTGGTGGAGTCCAAGCTCGTTCAGATTGATTGTGTTTATCTGAACGATCCTTACTCATTGCGTGTTTAATCGTTCCTTCTAATTCAATGAAAAGCTTACGGTAGTTATTATCAAAACGTTCACCTTCAGAATCGTCTAACCATGCTTGATAAAGTTTATCTGAACTTTGATTTTCTACTTTTTTGTAGGCTATTTTTTGTTGCTCTACATGAAACGGGTGTTGTCCTAGATTGCGCATGGCTTCAGCACCCATTTCAAGTGCTGAGCGGGTGGTTTCTGATTCAATGAAATCAGCACCAGCACAACGAAGCATATATGAGTGGCCTCTATCAAAAGCACGTGCGAGTATTTTTACTTTTGGATACGTGTGCTTGACGTATTTAACCAGTTCTATACTGCTTTCTTGATTATCAATAGCCACAACAAGCATGGCAGCGTGCTCAATTCCTGCTGTGTGAAGTAAATCAGGACGAGTTGCATCGCCAAAGTAACTTTTGGTATTTACTTTTCTTAAAGAATCGACTTGATCTGCTTGATGATCGAGTACAACAGTATTTACATGATTAGATACTAAGAAACGGTTGACGACTTGGCCGAACCGACCGCCACCAGCAATAATTACCGTGCCTTTTTCTTCAATTGTGTCACTTTCTCTTTCATTTGATTGTTGTTCAAATTTAGGCAGAATTACTTTATCAAATAAGATAAATAAACCTGGGGTAAAGAACATAGAAAGAGCAACAACCAATGACAATGGTTGAGCGACTTCTTGTGGTAATACATGGTTTTGAACGGTAAAACTTAATAAAACAAACCCAAATTCCCCTGCTTGCGCTAGGCTAAGCGTAAATAACCAACGGTTACTGTTTTTGATCTTAAAGATCAGAGCTAATATATATAAAACAGCTGCTTTTAGTACCATGACACCGATTGTTAAACCGATGATTAGGAAGAAATCATTAAATAGGATGCCAAAATCGATCCCTGCACCTACGGTAATGAAGAATAATCCCAATAAAAGCCCTTTAAATGGATCTATGTTGGATTCAAGTTCATGTCTAAATTCTGAGTTTGCCAAAACAACACCAGCAAGGAAAGTACCTAGAGCTGGAGATAGGTCGACTAAACTCATTAAGGCTGCAATACCAATAACAAGCATGAGTGCTGTTGCTGTGAATATTTCTCTAAGTCCAGAGCTTGCTACAAAGCGAAATAGAGGGCGACTTAAATAATGACCGCCAACGACAACTAATGCGATGGATGCGGTAATCACTAGTCCATATGCCCAACCAGGAAGGCCTGCAACGAGGGTTAATTCTTCATGATGCTCAGCAGCGGTTGCGGCTGCCAATTGCGCTTTTGCTACTAATTCAGGTAAAGCTAATAGTGGAATAAAAGCTAGCATTGGGATCACAGCAATATCTTGAAAAAGTAATACCGAGAAAGCATTTTGGCCGCCTTCTGTTTTGGCCAATCCTTTTTCATTGAATGTTTGCAATACTATCGCTGTGGATGATAGGGCAAAGATTAGGCCAATGGTCAGTGCAATAGTCCATGATTGGCCGAAGAACATAGCAAGCCCCATTACGACCGCAGTAGTGCCGACAACTTGCAGTCCTCCTAATCCCATGAGACGGTTACGCATATTCCATAGCATTTTAGGTTCAAGTTCTAAACCGACAAGAAATAGCATCATAACAACGCCAAATTCGGCAAAATGTTGAATAGTCGTTGTTTCTTCGCCAACAAGGCCAATGATTGGTCCTATAACCACCCCAGCAATTAAATAGCCAAGAACAGAACCAAGTCCTAGACGTTTAGCGATTGGTACAGCAATAACAGCAGCAACAAGGTAGATAAAAGCTTGTAAAAAATATCCAGTCATAATGCTTTTATTCCTTAATAAATTTATCGAATGAGTGGTTTAGTTTGGGTAAAGTTTTTGCTACCTCAGTATCAACACGATTTTCAATTAATGCGGACAGTAAGACTTTAAAGCGCTCAGTATGTCTTTCAATTCGGTCATCTTCTAACGCGGTTCTAGCGCCAAATAGCACTAATGGAGCGATATACTCCATATGAGTTAGTGAGGCCATCTGTTCAAGCGGATGTAGGAGCTCACGGATAGTGAATTGATTATATCCATTGGTTTGATAAGCCTCTTCCTTACCTCCAGCTGTGATAGCACATAGAAAGGTTTTTCCTTTTAGTGCATTACCGTCTGTACCATAAGCAAAACCGTACTCTAAAACCATATCTTGCCACTCTTTTAAAATAGCTGGGGTTGAGTACCAATAAAGCGGAAATTGAAAGATAATAACATCATGATCTAAAAGTTGTTTTTGTTCTTTATCGATATCAATATTGAATTTTGGATAATCATGGTACAAATCGACAACAGTGACATGCTCAATTTTTTTAGCTTGTTTAATTAATGCCACATTAACTTCAGAGCGGTGTTGAGAAGGATGAGCGAATAAAATCAGTACTTTTTTAGCCGGGCTTGTCATAAAACCTCTTTATATTATTTAAGTTATTGTATTTATGTTTACATGATAGCAAGAAAATATAATAGAAATGTTTTTCAGCTTGTAAATTTTGCATAAATTATAACAATTAGGGTGTTTAATGTACGTGAGGCGTAGATGATAGGTTAATTATCGCAATGCCAATACTGATAAATCCAATACCTAACCAAATTTTATTGTCTAAATGTTGATGATAAAATGCACTTGAAATCAGCGTTACCGCAATGATTGCTAATCCCGCCCATGATGCGTGAGCAATTCCTACAGGTAATGTCTTCATTGCTTGACTAAGAAAATAAAAAGCACCTAGATGACCAGTAATTACAATGACATTTGGTATTAGGTGTGAAAGACCATCGGTTGCTTTAAGTGCAACGTGTGAAAATGCTTCTGAAGCAACTGCAAGAAGAAGAAAAAGCCATCCCATTTTATTAATTCCTATTTAGCGGTGTTGGTAAGTAGGTGTAGTATAGTTATTTCAAATTTAATGATAATAGCTAATAGAATTAATTACTTTTACGTGAGTGTAATAATAGGTGGATTGAAGAGGAGTCGGCTCAATATTAATGATATTGAGCCTAATTTTTAGAAGAAGTTAATTGAGCGACGACCACTCTCAGGATCAACGGTGGTTGGTTGATCTTGTTTTTGTTTTTTCTTCTTAGTTTTTTTGGTCTTTGGAGCTGAATACTCAGATTCGATTTGAGCTGGTTGAGGATTTTCTTCAATTTCAGGTAGCTCACCAACAGGAGTGTCACAAATTACAACGTAGTATTCTTCATTGAATTCAATGACATCGCCATCATACATTTTTCGACGTTTACGTTGTTCTAGTTCACCATTAACGCCAACATAGCCTTCGCCAATAACATGTTTAGCTTCACCGCCACCACTAACAACGTTAGCAATTTTTAGGACTTTATATAGCTCGATAGGTTGAACATTCACTTCAACACCAATGGCTTCAACTTCAAATTCTTCTTGATCTGACATGAGGATCTCTATGATTAGCAATTACACATATTGTAACTGAGAGCGTAAGTGTCGCCTAGGGCTATTTTCAGAAGAGTCAGGACTTAGTAAAGTAAAAACGGTGCTGTATTATTAGCACCGTTTTATTAAGAGTTAATCAACTATTTCAACATCTGTTTTAGGAACAGAGCAACAAGCCAGTATCATTCCTGCCTCTTTTAATTTTTGATTAAGAGCTGGGGAATCTTCTTGCTCAACCTCTCCTGATTCTAATGTTACTCGACAAGCACCACATAAACCGGCACGACAGCTGTTATTTATGCTTAATCCTGCCTCTTCGACTTGCATAAGAAGCGGTTGCTCCGTATTACCCGTGAATAAGTGACCATTTAAGCTGATAGTGACTTCTTCTGGAGTATCAGATTTTTCACTTGTGTGTGGGGTTGCTTTTTTCTCTTGTGTTTCAGAACTAGAATCAAGGTAAAACTCTTTTTCTTTACTTTCTAACACCTCAATCTTATCACCTAGCTTAATTGTGCCTTCATTTTTGGCAATGAGGTTTTGCCCAAAATACACATTGCCACTCTCATCTGCTCGGAAAGTTGAGAACGTTTTTAACGGTTCTTTGTTTGGGTGATATTGTGCTGTTCTTGGATTTACTGTTGTTAAAATGCAACGTTGGCAAGGTTTAACTATTTCAAATTCTACTTCACCAATGCGAATACGCTTCAAGAATCTTCAATAAAAGGCTCATCGCCGGAAATAACTAAATTTGTGCGAAATTGCGACATTGTATGGTGACTAGTACTGCGCTTATTTAGCTCTGCAAGAGAGGCTTCGCTAATGACAAGCAATGGATAACCATCGGCAAAGCTCACGTTTGTTTGGATTTTTTCACGGATACGATTTGATTGTTCACCAGTATAAAGTAATTGTGCATCTGTTGATAAAATGGAAGAGAACCATTGATTAGCTTCTTGATTCGTTGAGTAGGCAGAAAAAGAGTCATTCCATACTTTTGCTTCTGTTTGTTTCATCTCTAATTCATTGAAAGTGAGATGCAGATCAATTAATCCTGGATAACAAAGAATTAGACCATCAGGTTCAATGATCGCACTAATTTTAACCATTTGAGGATGAGTGCGAGCGGTGATCATTTTGCCATTAGGGTCGGTAACCATAAAGCGACGGTCACACTGTAATCCTTGCTTTTCAACATAAGCGCTAGATTGAGATACACCAGCAATTGATTTAACAGGGAAAATATTAATTTGAGATAAAGTTGAAATTGTTTTGCTCACAATGATGTCCGTATTATATGTGTTATGGAAATAAGGAGTGTACCAAAAGTACTTGAGATACACTCTTTAATGATTAAGTCATTTGGAAAGAAGTAAAATTAACGGTAGTTATAAAGTCTTTCTCTGTTTGTTCTATGGTGAATGCCCAGTTCATTCTTTCACAAATACGTTCAACAATAACTAGGCCGCAACCATATCCTGCATTATAGGTATCATTACCATCGTGGCAGTTGGTAATGCAAAGTTGGTTGTTATTAAGCTCTATTTGAATGTCTCCCACACTGTAACTGAAAGCATTCTTGATTAAGTTATTTATAACAACGGTAATGAAGCTACTAGGAGCAAGACAAGGCTCTCCTTCAATAATTGAAAGCTGTGCTCCCATCTCTTGTTTTGCGAATAAAGGCTGTAAGTGATTGAGCTGGGTTTTTAGAATCTCTTCAATTTTATAATGATGAAAATGATGCGCTTCAATGTCTTGTTTACCTAAAAGTAAAAAGGTTTCTGTAAGCAGTGTCATCTCTTCACTTGCTTGATGTAAGCGATTAATCGCTTTTAAAGCAACGTTTGGTTGATTTGGTACTTTTGCTAATAAATCAGCAGACCCTTGGATTACCATTATTGGTGTTCTCAATTCATGGGAAGCAAAGCGACTGAATTCTTTTTCTCGGGTAAAGAATTGAGCGATGTGATGCTTACTCTTTAATAAAGAACGTTCAATTTCTTGAGTTTCTTGGTACTTAGTATCAATAGTAAAATCAGGGTGCTCAGGAGACATTAAATCCACTTTATGCTGAATATGGCGAAGTGGGACCGAGATACTACGAACAAAGTAAATACCATATAAGATCATTAAAATGGTTGAAAAAGTGCCTAAAAATAAAGTTAATGTGTGTAGATTGGCCTCATACTCATCTAAATAATCATCCGCATCGTCTTGAAAAAGAATATAAAGCAATCCTTCTCCAGAGGGATGTGGTGTGACAATAAAGTGCTTATCTTCCGTACCTAAAAGTTGTTCATACAAGCCTGCTTTTTTATAGTTATTCAACCAAAGAGGATGTTCTCTTTCGCTCCAGTAAGTTGAAAACTCATCTTCATTAGGCAACGGCGTATCATCGCCTAATTGAGCGTATTTCTTGATGTATTGGTTTGCTTCTGTATCTAGCCAGTGATGCAAACTAATGATTTCTAATTGATCTTCTGCAATATAAATTACAGCCCAGAATAATCCGAACATCAAAAAAGTGAGGATGCCAAATGTCCAACGGATCTTTTTAAAAAAACTCGGTTGTTGGGAG encodes:
- a CDS encoding winged helix-turn-helix domain-containing protein, whose product is MLNKNLIRFKDITFNPKTNQIIKNDCIIKLTHSESKILKLLLTSPNKVFSKDEIFTYVWEGTASNIGVVPQTISVLRKKLNHNEIYLIETIKKKGYKADVNGTLFKKSKLNQNHLFLLITIIISFCLFLIDFEKHISNEKNNDEIKLEELMPNVFQTSDSLPFVFDPTVLRSNTTYYINRQSNNLNISACRQIGTQCDLTYNKVIFLQNNESNTIITQYIQDVKFTETKYKDELNTNPVRFNYAAQIMVKSENDNYYSGLVIANYNLKQRNNKYVYNKVSIVIDETGFAGQCSYTREPEKPFLECNEGDCASYVGSISDPKKAVAYKNLFQYPTTGLNILLFPIDDDVSLFYNTESGLSYLVYQYS
- a CDS encoding monovalent cation:proton antiporter-2 (CPA2) family protein, which gives rise to MTGYFLQAFIYLVAAVIAVPIAKRLGLGSVLGYLIAGVVIGPIIGLVGEETTTIQHFAEFGVVMMLFLVGLELEPKMLWNMRNRLMGLGGLQVVGTTAVVMGLAMFFGQSWTIALTIGLIFALSSTAIVLQTFNEKGLAKTEGGQNAFSVLLFQDIAVIPMLAFIPLLALPELVAKAQLAAATAAEHHEELTLVAGLPGWAYGLVITASIALVVVGGHYLSRPLFRFVASSGLREIFTATALMLVIGIAALMSLVDLSPALGTFLAGVVLANSEFRHELESNIDPFKGLLLGLFFITVGAGIDFGILFNDFFLIIGLTIGVMVLKAAVLYILALIFKIKNSNRWLFTLSLAQAGEFGFVLLSFTVQNHVLPQEVAQPLSLVVALSMFFTPGLFILFDKVILPKFEQQSNERESDTIEEKGTVIIAGGGRFGQVVNRFLVSNHVNTVVLDHQADQVDSLRKVNTKSYFGDATRPDLLHTAGIEHAAMLVVAIDNQESSIELVKYVKHTYPKVKILARAFDRGHSYMLRCAGADFIESETTRSALEMGAEAMRNLGQHPFHVEQQKIAYKKVENQSSDKLYQAWLDDSEGERFDNNYRKLFIELEGTIKHAMSKDRSDKHNQSERAWTPPPKGYADDIDE
- a CDS encoding NAD(P)H-dependent oxidoreductase; amino-acid sequence: MTSPAKKVLILFAHPSQHRSEVNVALIKQAKKIEHVTVVDLYHDYPKFNIDIDKEQKQLLDHDVIIFQFPLYWYSTPAILKEWQDMVLEYGFAYGTDGNALKGKTFLCAITAGGKEEAYQTNGYNQFTIRELLHPLEQMASLTHMEYIAPLVLFGARTALEDDRIERHTERFKVLLSALIENRVDTEVAKTLPKLNHSFDKFIKE
- a CDS encoding multidrug efflux SMR transporter translates to MGWLFLLLAVASEAFSHVALKATDGLSHLIPNVIVITGHLGAFYFLSQAMKTLPVGIAHASWAGLAIIAVTLISSAFYHQHLDNKIWLGIGFISIGIAIINLSSTPHVH
- a CDS encoding RNA-binding S4 domain-containing protein; its protein translation is MSDQEEFEVEAIGVEVNVQPIELYKVLKIANVVSGGGEAKHVIGEGYVGVNGELEQRKRRKMYDGDVIEFNEEYYVVICDTPVGELPEIEENPQPAQIESEYSAPKTKKTKKKKQKQDQPTTVDPESGRRSINFF
- a CDS encoding HAMP domain-containing sensor histidine kinase, translated to MEKATDLNKSSQQPSFFKKIRWTFGILTFLMFGLFWAVIYIAEDQLEIISLHHWLDTEANQYIKKYAQLGDDTPLPNEDEFSTYWSEREHPLWLNNYKKAGLYEQLLGTEDKHFIVTPHPSGEGLLYILFQDDADDYLDEYEANLHTLTLFLGTFSTILMILYGIYFVRSISVPLRHIQHKVDLMSPEHPDFTIDTKYQETQEIERSLLKSKHHIAQFFTREKEFSRFASHELRTPIMVIQGSADLLAKVPNQPNVALKAINRLHQASEEMTLLTETFLLLGKQDIEAHHFHHYKIEEILKTQLNHLQPLFAKQEMGAQLSIIEGEPCLAPSSFITVVINNLIKNAFSYSVGDIQIELNNNQLCITNCHDGNDTYNAGYGCGLVIVERICERMNWAFTIEQTEKDFITTVNFTSFQMT